A stretch of Clostridium sp. BJN0001 DNA encodes these proteins:
- a CDS encoding [FeFe] hydrogenase, group A, with product MSKSKKKYRAKEDNIIQINKKKCIGCTACAFTCAQDTKISVLKATDNGRRTVEPKKGDFGASGCIYCGQCTLVCPTTAINVRNDLALVKEALNSGKYLILTAAPATKATLGEEFNLKIGTYVGGKIAPSAKKLGFQKVFDTDFGADMTVLEEGTELIKRIANKENLPMFTSCCPAWVRYAEIFHPEILNNISTAKSPQQMMGASIKTYFAETYNVLPTNIFTVSVKPCTAKKYESERDEMGRDGYRDVDVVLTIREYAELLKEKEIDITAIPDEKPDPFMGEYTGAAVIFGSSGGVMQATLRTVTNYLKSDVSKVDNIKFNKIDGYEYIKEADVTLGSQNYKVAIVNGLKDIEKFLSSGKWKEYLFIEVMACEGGCINGGGTPRIEKKSQINQNLCIACGTCIENCPVGAIEYNASGRAEAKKEKCVGCKLCSNICRARAIKMQYYDKATGKILEESYTKLRSDVLKNIDKESTIRVSDANENLQNMYNNYMGEPDGEKANALLHTNYIDRSSEIQNKRRKRKNNKKSK from the coding sequence ATGAGTAAATCGAAGAAAAAATATAGGGCTAAAGAAGATAATATTATACAAATAAATAAGAAAAAATGTATTGGATGTACAGCTTGTGCATTTACATGTGCTCAGGATACTAAGATATCTGTATTAAAAGCAACTGATAATGGAAGAAGGACAGTAGAACCTAAAAAAGGTGATTTTGGAGCTAGTGGATGTATATATTGTGGGCAATGTACTCTTGTTTGTCCAACAACAGCTATTAATGTTAGAAATGATTTAGCACTAGTAAAAGAAGCTTTAAATAGTGGAAAATATTTAATATTAACAGCAGCACCAGCAACAAAAGCAACACTTGGAGAAGAATTTAATCTTAAAATAGGAACATATGTAGGTGGTAAAATAGCACCATCTGCTAAAAAACTAGGCTTTCAAAAGGTTTTTGATACAGATTTTGGAGCTGACATGACAGTTTTAGAAGAAGGTACTGAACTTATAAAAAGAATTGCGAATAAAGAAAACTTGCCTATGTTTACATCTTGCTGCCCTGCTTGGGTACGCTATGCTGAAATTTTCCATCCAGAAATATTAAATAATATTTCAACTGCAAAATCTCCACAGCAAATGATGGGAGCAAGCATAAAAACATACTTTGCAGAGACTTATAATGTACTGCCAACTAATATATTTACTGTATCTGTAAAACCATGTACTGCTAAAAAATATGAATCAGAAAGAGATGAGATGGGAAGAGATGGCTATAGGGATGTTGATGTTGTTTTAACTATTAGAGAATATGCAGAGCTTTTGAAAGAAAAAGAAATTGATATAACTGCAATACCAGATGAAAAACCTGATCCGTTTATGGGAGAATATACTGGAGCAGCAGTTATTTTTGGATCAAGTGGAGGTGTTATGCAGGCAACTCTTAGAACAGTAACTAATTATTTAAAAAGTGATGTATCAAAAGTTGATAATATTAAATTTAATAAAATAGATGGATATGAATATATAAAAGAAGCAGATGTAACTCTAGGAAGTCAAAATTATAAAGTTGCAATTGTAAATGGGCTAAAAGATATTGAAAAATTTTTAAGTAGTGGAAAATGGAAAGAGTATTTGTTTATTGAAGTTATGGCATGCGAAGGTGGGTGCATTAATGGAGGAGGAACTCCAAGAATAGAAAAGAAATCTCAAATTAATCAGAATTTATGTATAGCATGTGGTACTTGTATTGAAAATTGTCCTGTTGGAGCTATAGAATATAATGCATCAGGACGTGCAGAAGCTAAAAAAGAAAAATGTGTTGGCTGTAAATTATGTAGTAATATTTGCAGAGCTAGAGCAATAAAAATGCAATATTATGATAAAGCTACAGGCAAGATTTTAGAAGAAAGCTATACGAAATTAAGAAGTGATGTTTTAAAAAATATTGATAAAGAATCAACAATAAGAGTTTCAGATGCAAATGAAAATCTTCAAAATATGTATAACAACTACATGGGAGAACCAGATGGAGAAAAAGCAAATGCCTTACTTCATACAAATTATATAGATAGATCATCTGAAATTCAAAATAAAAGAAGAAAAAGAAAGAATAATAAAAAGAGTAAGTAA
- a CDS encoding spore coat associated protein CotJA, translating into MNENDKCIYDKDYDKYDKKEYARVYIKPQQYTNLFTCTESFANGTIFKDLAKIKYKC; encoded by the coding sequence ATGAACGAAAATGACAAATGCATATACGATAAAGATTATGATAAATATGATAAAAAAGAATATGCACGAGTATATATAAAACCTCAACAATATACGAATCTATTTACATGCACAGAATCATTTGCAAATGGAACTATTTTTAAAGATCTTGCAAAAATAAAATATAAATGTTGA
- a CDS encoding spore coat protein CotJB, translating into MNENELLEKIRIYQFCAVELNLYLDNFPNEENAVYDYKAVSKKLNECIMEYEKNYGPLTNFGSSYYANPQKWLSNPWPWENCNNRED; encoded by the coding sequence ATGAATGAAAATGAATTATTAGAAAAAATAAGAATATATCAATTTTGTGCTGTCGAATTAAATTTGTATCTTGATAATTTCCCAAATGAAGAAAATGCTGTGTATGATTATAAGGCAGTTTCTAAAAAGCTTAATGAATGCATTATGGAATATGAGAAAAACTATGGTCCATTAACAAACTTTGGTTCTTCTTATTATGCAAATCCACAAAAATGGCTTTCAAATCCATGGCCATGGGAAAATTGTAATAATAGGGAGGATTAG
- a CDS encoding type II toxin-antitoxin system antitoxin SocA domain-containing protein, with protein sequence MAYDVLDIARYIINYGNKKEYNISNLKLQKILYFVQASFLVDKNMQPCFNEDIEAWDFGPVVPKVYREFKMYGSNNIPYIDSYIDLSNGIWEATKKLYNEDIIFPEDKNLINSMVDECSQYSAGQLVEITHNQDPWKNVYFSGWNKIITKDSIYNFFSEG encoded by the coding sequence ATGGCTTATGATGTTTTAGATATTGCAAGATATATTATAAACTACGGCAATAAAAAAGAGTATAATATATCCAATTTAAAATTGCAAAAAATCTTGTATTTTGTACAAGCGTCTTTTTTGGTTGATAAGAACATGCAGCCATGCTTTAATGAAGATATTGAAGCTTGGGATTTTGGACCAGTAGTACCAAAAGTATATAGAGAATTTAAAATGTATGGAAGTAATAATATACCATATATAGATAGTTATATTGATTTAAGTAATGGAATATGGGAAGCAACAAAAAAATTATATAATGAAGACATTATTTTCCCTGAAGATAAAAATCTAATAAATAGTATGGTTGATGAATGTAGTCAATATTCAGCTGGACAGTTGGTAGAAATCACACACAACCAAGATCCATGGAAGAACGTATATTTTAGTGGATGGAATAAGATAATAACTAAGGATTCTATATATAATTTTTTTAGTGAAGGTTAG
- a CDS encoding peptidoglycan recognition family protein, whose product MNINNIGLNFGNMSYGNIPKMLIVHHIDAEGPVWTVQAIHNMHKNQNGWAGIGYHYYIRLDGSIYKGRPDNAIGAHCKGANTNSLGIAFEGNYDNRKEMPVAQYNAWCELKTYLLNKYGEMHIYGHREKGQSTCPGTYFPLDKVKTGIVSEDNKKYYVVTSYLPSAYSGYDGIDINYVLSYFKDIKTYVRGNNKGIWIETQYISKEKAEELKKVLDSWFCKIVG is encoded by the coding sequence TTGAATATTAATAATATTGGATTAAATTTTGGAAATATGAGTTATGGTAATATACCTAAAATGCTAATAGTACATCATATAGATGCTGAAGGACCTGTTTGGACTGTACAAGCTATTCACAATATGCATAAGAATCAAAATGGATGGGCTGGAATAGGATATCATTATTACATTAGATTAGATGGCTCCATTTATAAAGGTAGACCTGACAATGCAATAGGAGCACACTGCAAGGGTGCAAATACAAATAGTTTAGGAATTGCATTTGAAGGAAACTATGATAATAGAAAAGAAATGCCTGTTGCTCAATATAATGCATGGTGTGAATTAAAGACATATTTATTAAATAAGTATGGAGAAATGCATATATATGGTCATAGAGAAAAAGGACAAAGCACATGCCCTGGTACTTATTTCCCATTAGATAAGGTTAAAACTGGGATAGTTTCAGAAGATAATAAAAAATATTATGTTGTTACAAGCTACTTACCATCTGCTTATTCAGGATATGATGGTATAGACATAAACTATGTGTTGAGTTATTTCAAAGATATTAAAACTTATGTTAGAGGAAATAACAAAGGTATATGGATAGAAACACAGTATATAAGTAAAGAAAAAGCAGAAGAACTAAAGAAAGTTCTTGACAGTTGGTTTTGTAAAATTGTGGGATAA
- a CDS encoding phage holin family protein: protein MEKTMTIRTGFYSSMCAIGGIFGQFLGGYDSLAKALIICMIIDYFSGVIVALVFKNSPKTDTGALQSNAGLKGLAKKIFILLIVAVAVQVDTVLDSNFIRNAVILAFIANELLSILENGGLMGINMPPVLVNAVDILKKKSQSDK, encoded by the coding sequence ATGGAAAAAACAATGACAATAAGAACTGGATTTTATAGTTCAATGTGTGCTATAGGAGGTATATTTGGACAATTTTTAGGGGGTTATGATAGTTTAGCTAAAGCACTAATAATTTGTATGATAATTGATTATTTTAGTGGAGTAATTGTTGCATTAGTATTTAAAAACAGTCCTAAAACAGATACAGGAGCTTTACAAAGTAATGCAGGTCTAAAGGGATTAGCAAAAAAAATATTTATTCTGTTAATAGTTGCTGTTGCTGTTCAGGTAGATACAGTACTTGATTCTAATTTTATAAGAAATGCTGTAATATTAGCTTTTATCGCAAATGAATTATTAAGTATACTTGAGAATGGTGGACTTATGGGTATAAATATGCCACCTGTATTAGTGAATGCAGTTGATATTCTTAAAAAGAAAAGTCAATCAGATAAATAA
- a CDS encoding DUF6711 family protein, translating to MTIEVNGIDFKPYLTNCQISIVDVDGDTTRNAEGTLTRDRIAVKRKISFEFGVMTKEELSIILTAVSNSSFSVNYTDPQSNKNKTGEFYVGDRPVTNLLLNLYKDVKFNIIEL from the coding sequence ATGACGATAGAAGTTAATGGAATAGATTTTAAACCTTATTTAACAAATTGCCAAATTAGTATAGTTGATGTTGATGGTGATACAACAAGAAATGCAGAAGGAACTTTAACTAGAGATAGAATAGCTGTAAAGCGAAAAATAAGTTTTGAATTTGGAGTCATGACAAAAGAAGAATTATCAATAATATTAACAGCAGTTTCAAATTCATCTTTTTCAGTTAATTACACTGATCCACAAAGTAATAAAAATAAAACTGGGGAATTCTATGTAGGAGACAGACCAGTTACTAATTTGCTTTTGAATTTATATAAAGATGTAAAATTTAATATTATAGAATTGTAG
- a CDS encoding Gp15 family bacteriophage protein yields MNKWYDLYEDWSLIESSFAAQYNIRLSQIDNMTWQEFCSLLNGILPKTPLGNIVAIRSEEDKDVIKNFTKEQHKIRNDWRNKNNPIKYMTNEQKSEKVKEVQNIIKEMFGGTQN; encoded by the coding sequence TTGAATAAATGGTATGACTTATATGAGGATTGGAGTCTTATAGAATCATCTTTTGCAGCACAATACAATATACGCTTGTCACAGATAGATAATATGACTTGGCAAGAATTTTGTTCTTTACTGAATGGAATATTGCCAAAAACTCCACTTGGAAATATTGTTGCTATTAGAAGTGAAGAAGATAAGGATGTAATTAAGAATTTTACTAAGGAACAACATAAAATAAGAAATGATTGGAGAAACAAAAATAATCCAATTAAGTATATGACAAATGAACAAAAGTCAGAGAAGGTAAAAGAAGTACAAAATATAATAAAAGAAATGTTTGGAGGTACCCAAAACTAG
- a CDS encoding Gp15 family bacteriophage protein, translated as MGRAYDIVDRIANANQKPKIKLNENTEFKINNSFAAAIAIKAYSEDKELSDEERIQKIFTVALNEEAREYIKSQEYAMPVYIIILNAIMAAIANMDLEDMEKISKKNPSSIE; from the coding sequence ATGGGAAGAGCATATGATATAGTTGATAGAATTGCAAATGCAAATCAAAAACCTAAGATTAAACTTAATGAAAATACTGAATTTAAAATAAACAATTCTTTTGCAGCAGCAATAGCAATAAAAGCGTATAGTGAAGACAAAGAGTTAAGTGATGAAGAAAGGATACAAAAGATTTTTACAGTTGCGTTAAATGAAGAAGCACGTGAGTATATTAAATCACAAGAATATGCAATGCCAGTATATATAATTATTTTAAATGCGATAATGGCAGCTATTGCTAATATGGATTTAGAAGATATGGAAAAAATATCAAAGAAAAATCCCAGTAGTATTGAATAA
- a CDS encoding minor capsid protein, whose protein sequence is MLLSEVKNYLKTVIDCPQWYTGKIDATKEQCIGIYGIQGVKLNIALGGLNNTSYSTKGISILVHWSKNVTSAEKKAQEVYDCLVCNKNKIIGGHKIIKFDMKSSEPIELGTDDNGIFEFVIETIIYFER, encoded by the coding sequence ATGCTATTAAGTGAAGTAAAAAACTATTTAAAAACTGTAATAGATTGCCCTCAATGGTATACGGGAAAAATTGATGCAACTAAAGAACAATGCATAGGAATTTATGGTATTCAAGGAGTTAAGCTTAATATAGCCTTAGGAGGATTAAATAATACGTCATATTCAACTAAGGGAATATCAATACTTGTACATTGGTCTAAGAATGTTACAAGTGCAGAAAAGAAAGCACAAGAGGTTTATGACTGTCTAGTTTGTAATAAAAATAAAATAATCGGTGGACATAAAATAATTAAATTCGATATGAAGTCATCAGAGCCTATTGAATTAGGAACTGATGATAATGGAATATTCGAATTTGTAATTGAAACAATAATTTATTTTGAAAGGTAG
- a CDS encoding minor capsid protein, with protein sequence MNVKVDIKLYSDKIGILENASKQAFEMTVEAVLTDIVTSAVVPKDTGTLEESGFTDIKNMIGKIIFDTPYARRLYWHPEFNFRHDKNVNAQGKWMETYIDGPKKQWIIDTYGKFFKQLSKGVIY encoded by the coding sequence ATGAATGTTAAAGTTGATATTAAATTATATTCAGATAAGATTGGAATATTAGAAAATGCGAGCAAACAAGCTTTTGAAATGACAGTTGAAGCAGTATTAACTGATATTGTAACAAGTGCAGTAGTTCCCAAAGATACAGGAACATTAGAAGAAAGTGGATTTACAGATATAAAAAATATGATTGGCAAAATAATATTTGATACTCCATATGCTAGGCGTTTATATTGGCATCCAGAATTTAATTTTAGACATGATAAAAACGTAAATGCGCAAGGCAAGTGGATGGAAACATATATTGATGGTCCTAAAAAGCAATGGATTATAGATACCTATGGTAAGTTTTTTAAACAGTTAAGTAAGGGGGTAATATATTAA